The Populus alba chromosome 4, ASM523922v2, whole genome shotgun sequence genome contains a region encoding:
- the LOC118059271 gene encoding uncharacterized protein has translation MQSLLQKITFVPIVIISPLYKPSKSCNLSVHLSNLMSWSCKKCTFINSPSPKPTCQICLSPPSPPPLPSSSSNQETPKWSCKACTFLNPYKNSSCEVCGTRGSVFSLSSLEDLTDTSGLDGDVDSSVGSVFMPLRHCKRKVRDPVDDHQEGGFRGVKSLNNVEVGGDGDSAKSGAFQGVKASNKGVTVLKDGGDGHSVRLGGFQGVKSSNKGVTVLKDESDGASVKLGAFQGARASNKGVAVLTEDTNSAAVLGSFKILSYNVWFREDLEMHRRMKALGELIQLHSPDVICLQEVIPDIYDIFQRSSWWKAYQCSVSSEIASSRGYFCMQLSKLPVKSFSTKPFMNSIMGRELCIAELEVPGKKSLVVATSHLESPCPAPPKWDQMFSKERVDQAKEAINLLKKNSNVIFCGDMNWDDKLDGQFPFPDGWVDAWVELKPGDNGWTYDTKSNQMLSGNRALQKRLDRFICSLCDFKISKIDMIGKDAIPGLSYMKEKKVRKEVKMLELPVLPSDHYGLLLTISGL, from the exons ATGCAATCTTTGTTGCAAAAAATAACCTTTGTGCCCATCGTCATCATCTCTCCCCTTTATAAACCTAGTAAAAGCTGCAATCTTTCTGTTCATCTCTCAAACCTCATGTCTTGGTCTTGCAAGAAGTGTACTTTCATTAACTCTCCATCACCAAAACCCACTTGCCAAATCTGTCTCTCACCTCCTTCACCCCCTCCACTACCTTCCTCTTCTTCAAATCAAGAAACCCCAAAATGGTCTTGCAAGGCTTGCACTTTCTTGAACCCGTATAAGAACAGTAGCTGTGAAGTATGTGGCACTAGAGgttctgttttttctctttctagttTAGAGGATTTGACCGATACTAGTGGTCTTGATGGTGATGTGGATTCTTCTGTTGGGTCTGTTTTCATGCCCCTAAGGCATTGTAAGAGGAAGGTTAGAGACCCAGTTGACGATCATCAAGAGGGTGGGTTTCGTGGGGTAAAGTCTTTGAACAATGTCGAAG TTGGAGGTGATGGGGATTCTGCGAAATCGGGTGCATTCCAAGGTGTTAAAGCATCAAACAAGGGAGTGACTGTTTTAAAGG ATGGAGGTGATGGCCATAGTGTGAGATTGGGTGGGTTTCAAGGGGTTAAATCATCAAACAAGGGAGTCACAGTTCTAAAGG ATGAAAGTGATGGGGCTAGTGTGAAATTGGGTGCGTTTCAAGGTGCTAGGGCATCAAACAAGGGAGTGGCTGTTTTGACAG AGGATACAAATTCAGCAGCAGTGCTTGGTTCCTTCAAGATTTTGAGCTATAATGTTTGGTTCCGAGAAGACCTGGAGATGCATAGGAGGATGAAAGCACTTGGTGAACTTATTCAACTACATTCACCAGATGTCATTTGTTTACAG GAGGTTATTCCAGATATATATGACATATTTCAGCGATCCAGCTGGTGGAAAGCATATCAATGCTCTGTTTCTTCTGAAATAGCAAGTTCAAGAGGATACTTTTGCATGCAG TTAAGCAAACTGCCAGTAAAATCCTTCAGCACTAAACCCTTTATGAATTCAATAATGGGGAGAGAACTTTGCATTGCCGAGCTTGAAGTTCCAGGAAAAAAGTCATTAGTTGTTGCCACTAGCCATCTAGAGAGTCCATGTCCAGCACCTCCAAAATGGGATCAGATGTTCAGCAAGGAACGTGTGGATCAGGCAAAGGAGGCCATCAACCTTCTCAAGAAGAACTCAAATGTGATTTTTTGCGGTGACATGAACTGGGATGATAAGTTGGATGGTCAGTTTCCTTTCCCTGATGGATGGGTTGATGCCTGGGTAGAGTTGAAGCCAGGGGACAATGGATGGACATATGATACCAAATCCAACCAAATGTTGTCTGGTAATCGTGCATTGCAAAAGAGACTGGATCGATTCATATGCAGTCTGTGTGATTTCAAGATCAGTAAAATTGACATGATTGGTAAGGATGCAATACCTGGTTTATCATATATGAAGGAGAAGAAAGTGAGAAAAGAGGTAAAGATGCTGGAGTTACCTGTCTTGCCTAGTGATCATTATGGTTTGCTTTTAACAATATCCGGCCTGTAA